A part of Halobacillus shinanisalinarum genomic DNA contains:
- a CDS encoding cytochrome c maturation protein CcmE — translation MKRRWKLILVASLFFGVIGTLIYTSIGNAATFYMTVDELKAKQEQAIGKPIKVSGKIVGESVQFDADKILLTFELRGENGGTYRVPIKYEGVKPDTLNDGWEAIVEGELTEDGTLVASELLVKCPSKYEAMEKEGQEPPPSHPESEKTQKGGYEEWEK, via the coding sequence ATGAAAAGACGATGGAAATTAATTCTCGTGGCAAGTCTTTTCTTTGGTGTAATAGGGACGCTGATTTATACCAGCATCGGAAATGCTGCTACATTTTATATGACAGTGGACGAGCTGAAGGCCAAGCAAGAACAGGCAATTGGAAAGCCTATCAAGGTTAGCGGAAAGATTGTCGGCGAGTCGGTTCAATTTGATGCAGATAAGATCTTGCTAACATTTGAGTTACGTGGGGAAAATGGGGGCACTTATCGCGTCCCTATCAAGTATGAAGGAGTTAAACCCGACACGTTAAATGATGGCTGGGAGGCCATTGTAGAAGGTGAGCTAACAGAAGATGGTACATTAGTTGCTTCCGAATTGTTAGTGAAATGTCCTTCGAAATATGAAGCGATGGAGAAAGAAGGGCAAGAACCTCCACCTAGTCATCCTGAATCAGAAAAAACACAAAAAGGTGGTTACGAGGAATGGGAGAAATAG
- a CDS encoding heme lyase CcmF/NrfE family subunit: MGEIGHWALIFALIIVSYGLISHLIAIRTGSGKWLRSAKHSVLILAGLTTLASGSLIYLLIIGNFDYEYVAHYSSTDMALFYKISAFWGGNAGSLLLWLWILSIYTALVTWSKHRESDQYLPWVSIFLLVINLFFLLILNTIEFPFALNPEEVSEGNGLNPLLQNPGMAVHPVTLYLGYIGFAIPFAYGMAALMLKKVDATWLKVTRRWTLVSWLFLSIGIIYGSQWAYVELGWGGFWAWDPVENASLLPWLTGTAFLHSAMIQERKGMMKRWNISLVTTTFLLTIFGTFLTRSGLLWSIHAFANGPIGAYFLGFIGVLLVGSLALTSSRWSLLKADGQFESPVSRESGFLLNNLLLVVSAFTVFLGTVYPVLSEVVTGSKVMVGAPYFNRVNVPIFIALILAMGIGPVLAWKRSSLKALKYNLGVPLVIAFIIAVGLIAIGINNWMAVLSISSALFVMMTIILEFSNAVQARMKATGEGLIRSFLMLFVKNRRRYGGYIAHLSIVFIVIGLTGASAFSVDLQRGLNTGEKMDVGKYTLEYRGLGETTTDLKRIVYAEFLVEKGGKEMGVIRPSKEYYTNGNQPATEVSVVSTLKEDLYVVLNGWVEESGKAIIQVKIFPLISWTWFGGYLLILGSLIALWPERSRRVREIPRLKMESIQNGSKT, from the coding sequence ATGGGAGAAATAGGCCACTGGGCCCTTATATTTGCACTGATAATTGTTTCTTACGGTTTGATTTCGCATTTAATAGCGATACGAACCGGTAGTGGAAAGTGGCTACGGAGTGCGAAACATTCCGTACTGATACTAGCAGGACTCACAACGCTTGCATCTGGATCTCTGATTTACTTATTAATTATCGGAAATTTTGACTATGAGTATGTTGCTCATTACTCAAGTACAGACATGGCGCTCTTTTACAAAATTTCTGCATTTTGGGGAGGGAATGCTGGTTCCCTATTACTTTGGTTATGGATCCTCAGCATTTATACCGCACTAGTCACATGGTCCAAACATAGAGAAAGCGATCAATACTTACCGTGGGTATCCATTTTCTTGTTGGTCATCAATTTGTTTTTTCTTCTTATCCTCAATACGATTGAATTCCCATTTGCCTTAAATCCCGAGGAAGTAAGTGAAGGAAATGGATTAAATCCACTGCTACAAAATCCGGGAATGGCCGTACATCCGGTTACGCTTTATTTGGGGTATATCGGGTTTGCTATTCCGTTTGCTTATGGCATGGCAGCTTTAATGTTGAAGAAAGTTGATGCTACTTGGCTAAAAGTAACTAGACGTTGGACATTAGTCTCGTGGTTATTTTTAAGTATCGGAATTATTTATGGTTCTCAGTGGGCTTACGTTGAATTAGGATGGGGAGGGTTCTGGGCCTGGGATCCTGTAGAAAACGCTTCCTTACTACCTTGGTTGACAGGCACAGCTTTTCTTCACTCAGCGATGATTCAGGAAAGAAAAGGAATGATGAAAAGATGGAATATATCGCTTGTGACTACGACGTTCCTTCTTACTATATTTGGAACCTTTCTAACGCGTAGTGGTCTGCTTTGGTCGATTCATGCTTTTGCGAACGGTCCGATTGGAGCCTACTTCTTAGGATTTATTGGCGTATTATTAGTTGGTTCACTAGCCTTGACTTCATCACGTTGGTCCTTATTAAAAGCAGATGGCCAATTTGAGTCCCCCGTTTCAAGGGAAAGCGGTTTCTTGTTGAACAATCTTTTACTCGTCGTATCAGCCTTTACTGTGTTTTTGGGTACGGTCTATCCGGTACTTTCGGAAGTGGTCACAGGTTCAAAAGTGATGGTTGGCGCCCCCTACTTCAACCGTGTGAATGTTCCGATATTTATTGCGTTAATTCTAGCCATGGGTATCGGCCCTGTTCTAGCTTGGAAGCGATCCAGTTTAAAGGCATTGAAGTATAATCTAGGGGTGCCCCTTGTCATTGCATTCATCATAGCGGTCGGATTAATAGCTATAGGTATTAATAACTGGATGGCTGTTTTATCGATTAGTAGTGCTTTATTTGTAATGATGACGATCATACTTGAGTTTTCTAACGCTGTCCAAGCAAGGATGAAAGCAACTGGGGAAGGCCTTATCCGTTCTTTTCTTATGTTATTTGTAAAAAACAGAAGAAGATATGGTGGCTATATTGCGCACCTTTCGATTGTTTTTATTGTCATTGGACTAACAGGAGCTAGTGCTTTTTCTGTAGATTTACAACGGGGTCTTAATACAGGAGAAAAAATGGACGTTGGCAAGTACACTCTGGAGTATCGAGGGCTAGGAGAAACAACAACGGATTTAAAGCGAATCGTATATGCAGAGTTTCTTGTTGAGAAAGGTGGTAAAGAAATGGGTGTGATCCGTCCTAGTAAAGAGTACTACACGAATGGAAACCAACCGGCAACTGAAGTTTCGGTCGTCAGCACCTTAAAGGAAGACCTCTATGTCGTTCTAAATGGTTGGGTAGAAGAAAGTGGGAAAGCCATTATTCAAGTAAAGATTTTCCCTCTTATTTCTTGGACATGGTTTGGGGGATACCTATTAATTCTTGGTTCCTTAATCGCGTTATGGCCAGAAAGATCCCGTAGAGTAAGAGAAATCCCTCGGTTGAAAATGGAGTCGATACAAAATGGCAGTAAAACTTAA
- a CDS encoding prolipoprotein diacylglyceryl transferase family protein: MGDGDNGELLHPAQAYEFLLDYLLFGYLWLRLKVTSYNGQVFLHYLIGYMTIRGIVEFARINPMVIGPFSVSHIMSLIGITVAIFLIRYRKGSESVDKDNPIKKSEYIKTGLFVISIMVFSLLLYYGVQG; this comes from the coding sequence TTGGGGGATGGAGATAATGGGGAACTGTTGCATCCCGCTCAAGCGTATGAGTTTTTATTAGACTACCTCCTGTTCGGTTATTTATGGTTACGATTGAAAGTGACTTCCTATAATGGTCAGGTCTTCTTGCATTATCTGATTGGATATATGACTATTCGTGGTATCGTGGAATTTGCTAGAATAAACCCTATGGTTATTGGTCCTTTTAGTGTAAGTCATATCATGAGTTTAATAGGTATTACTGTTGCCATTTTCCTTATCAGATACCGTAAGGGAAGTGAATCAGTCGATAAGGATAATCCAATTAAAAAAAGTGAATATATCAAAACTGGATTATTTGTGATATCCATTATGGTTTTTTCCTTACTTCTTTATTACGGAGTACAAGGGTGA
- a CDS encoding TlpA family protein disulfide reductase, whose protein sequence is MLRKIIRITSLIAILAGFTYVAINLGQNSTAAEIGDPAPDFTLEDMDGNMVSLSDYQGQFVVLNFFASWCPPCREEAPELQDFEEQYGDQAKLLFLDRAEPKVSVQEHIEEFNSTSTYLLDYNDSMAKPYGVRGQPETFFIDEKGVIRYHHVGPMTTEFVVETVNKYRKTPLK, encoded by the coding sequence ATGCTTAGGAAGATTATACGGATCACTTCTCTTATCGCCATTTTAGCGGGGTTTACTTATGTAGCAATTAATTTAGGTCAGAACTCAACTGCGGCTGAGATAGGGGACCCTGCACCTGATTTTACTCTGGAAGATATGGATGGAAATATGGTTAGCTTATCGGATTATCAAGGGCAGTTTGTCGTTTTGAATTTTTTTGCATCCTGGTGTCCACCTTGTAGAGAGGAAGCACCGGAACTGCAAGATTTTGAGGAACAGTACGGAGATCAGGCAAAATTGTTGTTCCTCGATCGTGCAGAACCGAAGGTAAGCGTCCAAGAACATATTGAAGAGTTTAATTCTACGTCAACTTATCTGCTAGATTATAACGACTCTATGGCGAAGCCGTATGGGGTCAGAGGGCAACCCGAAACCTTTTTCATCGATGAGAAAGGAGTGATCCGTTACCATCATGTTGGGCCCATGACGACGGAATTTGTGGTTGAAACAGTAAACAAGTATAGAAAGACACCGTTGAAATAA
- a CDS encoding RnfABCDGE type electron transport complex subunit D: MGVIRDPRIMQIMLLGTYALTGKMLLQLQFTVIQMVVTLTVCILLEWFFVYLKNGTVMWPHSAVITSLGIVLVLRADTVIPFIMASLVAIGFKHLLRYRESHIFNPSNIGISMIVVLFPLTTSTDPVQWGFYLWILAVMSLGGLYLVHKVHRLPLVLSFFFSFVGIQWIRHIIWTDALNASFSSFMWAGLFVFTFNMITDPKTSPKDVKKQIYFGSSIALTSQVIIHLNIHSALFISLAIICLGQFLWKWVRDLSMSKGKQASVKTN; this comes from the coding sequence ATGGGAGTGATTCGAGACCCGCGTATCATGCAGATTATGCTCCTTGGTACGTATGCGTTAACCGGAAAAATGTTATTGCAACTTCAATTCACAGTTATACAAATGGTTGTGACGCTAACTGTATGTATCTTGTTGGAATGGTTTTTTGTATATTTGAAAAATGGAACGGTCATGTGGCCGCACAGTGCGGTAATCACCAGTCTTGGTATCGTTTTGGTGTTACGGGCGGATACGGTTATTCCGTTTATAATGGCTTCGCTTGTGGCCATCGGCTTCAAACATTTGCTTCGGTACCGGGAGAGTCATATTTTTAACCCTTCCAACATCGGAATTTCGATGATTGTCGTTCTGTTTCCACTTACAACCTCCACAGACCCTGTCCAATGGGGATTCTATCTTTGGATTCTTGCTGTGATGTCTTTAGGAGGACTGTATTTGGTTCATAAGGTCCACCGTTTACCACTCGTATTATCGTTCTTTTTTAGCTTTGTGGGAATCCAGTGGATACGCCACATAATTTGGACTGATGCTTTGAATGCAAGTTTTAGCTCTTTTATGTGGGCCGGATTATTTGTTTTTACATTTAACATGATCACTGATCCAAAGACATCCCCAAAGGATGTAAAGAAACAGATCTACTTTGGATCTTCTATCGCTTTGACTTCTCAGGTCATCATCCACCTGAACATCCATAGCGCTTTGTTCATTAGTTTAGCTATCATATGTTTAGGACAGTTCCTTTGGAAGTGGGTCCGTGACCTTAGCATGTCTAAAGGAAAGCAAGCCTCTGTTAAGACGAATTGA
- a CDS encoding sulfurtransferase: MTETAQRGGHIPGAVNIPWKTATNDDGTFKSTEELRDIYADKGVTPDKEVITYCRIGERSAHTWFVLHELLGYRNVRNYDGSWTEWGSMVGVPVER; this comes from the coding sequence ATGACGGAAACCGCACAACGCGGTGGCCATATTCCTGGTGCGGTTAACATTCCTTGGAAGACGGCAACAAACGATGATGGTACTTTCAAATCAACGGAGGAATTGAGAGATATCTATGCTGATAAAGGTGTAACCCCTGATAAAGAAGTCATCACTTATTGTCGTATTGGAGAACGGTCTGCACATACATGGTTCGTGTTGCACGAATTACTCGGCTATAGAAATGTCCGTAATTACGATGGTTCATGGACAGAGTGGGGCAGTATGGTCGGCGTGCCTGTTGAACGGTAG
- a CDS encoding SHOCT domain-containing protein, with protein MMMGPIGMIIWIIIIGFIIYGIIQLITKSFERKEDPSLQILKERYAKGEISEQEYEERKNTLER; from the coding sequence ATGATGATGGGCCCAATTGGTATGATTATATGGATCATTATTATAGGATTCATTATTTATGGGATTATTCAATTAATAACCAAATCATTTGAAAGAAAAGAAGATCCATCACTGCAAATTCTCAAGGAAAGATATGCAAAAGGTGAGATTAGTGAACAAGAATATGAGGAGAGAAAGAACACATTAGAAAGATAG
- a CDS encoding sulfurtransferase — translation MERCNETLVSTQWADDHKSDSNVQLVEVDVNNRAYESGHIEGAIAWNWSTQLNDQIRRDILDQDQMKELLEQSGITPDTLIVLYGDNNNWFAAFAYWQLKMFGHEKVKLINGGRVKWEKEGRSYTEENFSVEGVNYPLPKEVHPSIRALRPDVVGALKSATAFIDVRSPQEFTGEIIAPRV, via the coding sequence ATGGAGAGATGTAACGAAACTCTTGTTTCAACGCAGTGGGCGGATGATCACAAAAGTGATTCAAATGTACAGCTTGTTGAAGTAGATGTAAACAATAGGGCTTATGAGTCCGGCCACATCGAAGGGGCGATTGCCTGGAATTGGTCGACACAGTTGAACGATCAGATTCGCCGTGACATTTTAGATCAAGACCAAATGAAGGAATTGCTCGAGCAGTCGGGTATTACACCTGACACACTCATTGTGCTATACGGGGACAACAATAACTGGTTCGCTGCGTTTGCTTATTGGCAGTTGAAGATGTTTGGTCACGAAAAGGTGAAGCTTATTAATGGTGGGCGCGTAAAATGGGAAAAGGAAGGACGCTCCTATACAGAGGAAAATTTCAGTGTTGAAGGAGTTAACTATCCGTTACCAAAAGAGGTTCATCCGTCCATTCGCGCGCTACGTCCAGACGTAGTTGGTGCACTCAAGAGTGCAACAGCATTTATCGACGTTCGAAGCCCTCAAGAGTTTACAGGTGAGATCATCGCTCCCCGGGTATGA
- the ccmI gene encoding c-type cytochrome biogenesis protein CcmI: protein MPTTIIIILGVVILMIILSPFLSKRSENQIFRDQGSDDQEKEYIFSQLADLEYDFQMGKLSESDFNKSKSELTAKATKFVQPTESRLEQTQAEVDHQIRIRLKKNGLEPKTEGRYES, encoded by the coding sequence ATGCCAACAACGATTATTATCATATTAGGAGTAGTCATATTAATGATTATTCTTTCTCCTTTTTTATCCAAAAGGTCTGAAAACCAGATCTTCAGGGATCAAGGAAGTGACGACCAGGAGAAAGAATATATTTTTTCTCAGTTGGCTGATTTAGAATATGACTTTCAGATGGGGAAGCTGTCTGAATCTGATTTTAACAAATCGAAAAGTGAATTAACCGCTAAAGCTACAAAGTTTGTTCAACCAACGGAAAGCAGATTAGAACAAACGCAAGCAGAGGTAGATCATCAAATAAGAATTCGTTTAAAGAAAAACGGGTTGGAACCCAAGACGGAGGGCCGTTATGAAAGTTAG
- a CDS encoding peroxiredoxin family protein produces the protein MKHNKNQKGQGKSWTLWLSGIVGLVLILTVLGFIQGKQITNTNEAGVPVGTKAPNFTLESTQGPISLADYKGKNVVIYFYEGNGUQACVDQLVGLNEKVEEYAKHNTKILAITTDPLRMSKQVVQKYNIQVPILYDPNQRVGKPYGVTDVPGGMDMGPVDTHSIFVIDQEGIVRWYEISPQEMYVPIESVNEELQKVWE, from the coding sequence ATGAAGCACAATAAAAATCAAAAAGGACAAGGGAAAAGCTGGACGCTCTGGTTATCCGGTATTGTCGGCTTAGTATTGATTCTAACAGTTTTAGGATTCATCCAGGGGAAACAAATCACTAATACCAATGAAGCCGGGGTTCCGGTAGGAACCAAAGCCCCTAATTTTACTTTGGAATCTACCCAGGGACCCATCTCCTTAGCAGATTACAAAGGAAAAAACGTGGTCATATACTTTTATGAAGGAAATGGCTGACAAGCCTGTGTGGATCAGCTCGTTGGGCTGAATGAAAAAGTTGAAGAATATGCGAAGCACAATACGAAAATCCTAGCCATCACTACAGATCCCCTTAGGATGTCTAAACAGGTTGTACAAAAGTATAACATTCAAGTCCCTATATTGTATGATCCGAACCAGAGGGTAGGGAAACCATATGGTGTGACGGATGTGCCTGGTGGGATGGACATGGGTCCGGTAGATACCCACTCGATTTTTGTCATCGATCAGGAAGGGATTGTACGTTGGTATGAAATTTCTCCACAAGAAATGTATGTCCCTATCGAATCGGTTAATGAGGAGTTACAAAAGGTATGGGAGTGA
- a CDS encoding class I SAM-dependent methyltransferase — translation MGKWFSRIYDIAMTPLEQAMFKKVRKTLVNEATGRVLEIGSGTGVNFPHYKKAARVDAIEPNPLMRKQSLKRIKQSQVRIQTYSVQAEKLPFDDNTFDSVVATLVFCTIPDPVQAIKEIQRVSKPEASLFLFEHVRMDHPLLGRMQDGLTPIWLRMCDGCHLNRDTLGLLKSMNVSISRVDSLYRGLFLAIECSNNTQ, via the coding sequence ATGGGAAAATGGTTTTCGCGGATTTATGATATAGCAATGACCCCTTTGGAACAGGCCATGTTCAAAAAGGTTAGAAAAACACTCGTAAACGAAGCAACGGGGAGAGTACTAGAAATCGGCTCAGGTACAGGTGTGAATTTTCCTCACTATAAGAAGGCAGCACGGGTAGATGCAATCGAACCCAACCCTTTGATGAGGAAACAATCACTTAAACGTATCAAACAATCCCAAGTGAGAATTCAAACCTACTCAGTCCAGGCGGAAAAACTTCCATTTGACGATAATACATTTGACTCCGTAGTAGCCACGCTTGTGTTTTGTACGATTCCAGACCCTGTACAGGCTATCAAAGAAATCCAGAGGGTCAGTAAACCGGAAGCGAGCTTATTCCTTTTTGAACATGTAAGGATGGATCATCCCCTACTAGGGAGAATGCAAGATGGATTAACTCCTATATGGCTACGGATGTGTGATGGATGTCACTTAAATCGAGATACTTTAGGGTTATTAAAAAGTATGAATGTATCGATTTCAAGAGTCGATTCTCTATATAGAGGGCTTTTTTTAGCTATAGAATGTTCAAACAACACACAATGA
- a CDS encoding CcmD family protein, which produces MTYLFVGVFILWIGILFYMGRLYSQQKKVSRKLDELQ; this is translated from the coding sequence ATGACTTATTTGTTTGTAGGTGTATTCATTCTATGGATTGGTATTTTATTCTATATGGGTCGACTATACAGCCAACAAAAGAAAGTTTCACGTAAGTTAGACGAGTTACAGTGA
- a CDS encoding prolipoprotein diacylglyceryl transferase: protein MKPLFSFGPITIHFFGLMIALGALVGLLLFIREAKRRNLNHNLLTDIVLYSLIGGIIGARTVYIVVYNPSYYLVNPIQVFFIQNGGLSIHGGIIGGLLVGYLLLKRHKLPIWRTLDLVAPSLILAQGISRIGCDVFGGPISSTLPWGMEIMGNCCIPLKRMSFY from the coding sequence ATGAAACCCCTATTTAGTTTTGGTCCTATTACGATCCACTTTTTTGGTTTGATGATAGCCCTTGGTGCGTTGGTAGGCCTTTTATTATTTATAAGGGAAGCCAAACGAAGAAATTTAAATCACAACTTACTAACGGACATTGTTCTGTATTCATTAATAGGTGGCATCATAGGAGCACGGACTGTTTATATAGTCGTGTATAATCCTTCATATTATTTGGTCAACCCTATACAAGTATTTTTTATCCAAAATGGCGGACTATCCATTCACGGTGGGATTATAGGTGGATTATTGGTCGGTTATTTATTATTAAAGCGTCATAAGTTGCCAATCTGGAGAACACTGGATCTCGTTGCACCATCGTTAATTTTGGCGCAAGGTATAAGTAGGATTGGGTGTGATGTATTTGGCGGTCCAATTTCTAGTACTCTTCCTTGGGGGATGGAGATAATGGGGAACTGTTGCATCCCGCTCAAGCGTATGAGTTTTTATTAG
- a CDS encoding cytochrome c-type biogenesis protein encodes MLEQGMNKGQVIDHLVQKYGERILAAPAAEGLHLIPWLLPGIVMVLGGVLVAILIYRWVKKKPNDSEEESRSQAFTKEDELKVQEELKNWL; translated from the coding sequence TTGCTTGAACAGGGCATGAACAAGGGACAAGTTATCGATCATTTGGTTCAAAAATACGGTGAACGTATCTTAGCTGCCCCAGCTGCAGAAGGGCTCCATCTAATCCCCTGGCTTCTTCCGGGAATAGTTATGGTATTGGGTGGTGTACTTGTTGCAATCCTTATTTATCGGTGGGTGAAAAAGAAACCCAATGATTCAGAAGAAGAAAGTCGTTCCCAAGCATTTACAAAAGAGGATGAATTAAAGGTTCAGGAAGAATTAAAGAACTGGTTATAA
- a CDS encoding heme exporter protein CcmB has product MIFLRQVSLIITRDLRIEFRSKSLLLSMVVFALLFQVFLQIVFDAKTQAIQMVSPGVLWLPVLLSAMLGFSKYGSAERENGAITGLLVSPMDKGALFLGKLIGNYLLVFIVIMTSVPIFFLFLKQPYPDSIGLLIATLLLGSWGFVAIGVFFTTLAQSSSVTELLVPIMIFPLAVPLFLAIIQLTEMALYPTLGMGEDLWILLLIGYNLIFTIVPLFLFDLLLEV; this is encoded by the coding sequence ATGATATTTCTTAGACAAGTTTCTTTAATAATAACTCGTGATTTACGGATTGAATTTAGAAGTAAGTCGCTTTTGCTATCAATGGTTGTTTTTGCATTATTATTTCAGGTATTTCTTCAGATTGTATTCGATGCTAAAACACAGGCCATTCAAATGGTTTCCCCAGGTGTTTTATGGTTGCCTGTATTGCTATCAGCTATGCTTGGTTTTAGCAAGTATGGGTCAGCAGAAAGAGAAAACGGAGCTATTACAGGTCTGTTGGTGTCTCCCATGGACAAAGGGGCGCTATTCTTAGGGAAGCTAATAGGAAATTATCTGCTCGTTTTTATTGTAATCATGACTTCTGTACCCATTTTCTTTTTATTTTTAAAGCAACCATACCCCGACTCCATTGGATTGTTGATAGCTACACTTCTATTAGGAAGCTGGGGTTTCGTAGCAATAGGTGTTTTTTTCACTACTCTAGCACAATCAAGCAGTGTCACTGAGTTGCTTGTGCCGATTATGATTTTTCCATTAGCTGTACCTTTATTTTTAGCAATAATCCAGTTAACGGAAATGGCACTATACCCGACACTTGGTATGGGAGAAGACTTATGGATTTTGTTATTAATCGGGTATAATCTTATTTTCACCATTGTCCCTTTATTCTTATTTGATCTATTGCTGGAGGTTTAG
- a CDS encoding ABC transporter ATP-binding protein, whose translation MELKNVNLLMNEKNVLRSINLHWRQGESIALIGANGAGKSSLLKVLSTLVKPSSGNIKYPVGISIRQWKESLGIVFPETFLYDGLTGYENLQFYQKLYGKVDKDGIAQVLEQVELSQVQHELVSSYSKGMKQRLSIARALVHYPTYFLLDEPFDGLDLASKKILEDLLQQMHKKGMSYVLVSHDTEHAWKLCDRALLMHKGSIVLEEKCTREGYLRFSNLYNTLFKENQHDIS comes from the coding sequence ATGGAATTAAAAAATGTCAATTTATTAATGAACGAAAAAAACGTGCTACGATCAATCAACCTTCATTGGAGACAAGGGGAGTCTATCGCGTTAATAGGGGCCAATGGGGCAGGTAAATCCTCCTTACTTAAAGTGCTGTCTACCTTGGTCAAGCCCAGTTCGGGTAATATAAAATACCCTGTCGGTATTTCGATAAGACAATGGAAGGAATCGCTAGGGATAGTGTTTCCGGAAACATTTCTATATGATGGGCTAACCGGGTATGAAAACCTGCAATTTTACCAGAAGTTGTACGGGAAGGTTGACAAAGATGGAATTGCTCAAGTTTTGGAGCAGGTAGAACTATCACAAGTTCAACATGAACTCGTAAGTTCCTACTCTAAAGGTATGAAACAACGGTTATCTATAGCAAGGGCCCTCGTTCACTATCCGACATACTTTCTTTTAGACGAACCCTTTGATGGACTTGATTTGGCTTCAAAAAAGATACTTGAGGACCTTTTACAGCAAATGCACAAAAAGGGTATGAGCTATGTTTTGGTTAGCCATGATACTGAGCATGCGTGGAAACTGTGTGACCGGGCGCTTCTTATGCATAAGGGCAGTATTGTATTAGAGGAGAAGTGTACTAGGGAAGGCTATCTTCGTTTCTCAAATCTATATAACACCTTGTTTAAGGAGAATCAACATGATATTTCTTAG
- a CDS encoding cytochrome c biogenesis protein, whose protein sequence is MIKKYVNQMKLSLTVVAGILMVIQIYMAFYYAPTEKFMGHIQRIMYFHVPSAFVAFAAFGIVFAAGLMYLYTKNKKWDYLALSSAEIGVVFTTFVLISGSLWARPVWNAWWVWDDPRLVTSLIMWFIYVAYLMIRTSVQGEERYRKFSAIFGIIGFIDVPLVYFSVKWWRTIHPKVIDKQGVHMPPEMAQTLFFSIFAFLFLFVTLLLYRYVLEDQREKIKELKK, encoded by the coding sequence ATGATAAAAAAATATGTAAATCAAATGAAGTTATCTTTAACTGTAGTAGCAGGAATTTTAATGGTTATCCAAATATATATGGCGTTTTACTATGCTCCGACAGAGAAATTTATGGGGCATATCCAACGGATTATGTATTTCCATGTTCCAAGCGCCTTTGTCGCCTTTGCTGCGTTTGGGATTGTATTTGCAGCTGGTCTTATGTACTTATATACAAAAAATAAGAAGTGGGATTACTTAGCGTTATCATCGGCAGAAATTGGGGTTGTTTTTACAACATTTGTACTCATCTCTGGCTCCCTTTGGGCACGACCCGTTTGGAACGCCTGGTGGGTATGGGATGATCCACGGTTGGTTACATCTTTAATCATGTGGTTTATTTATGTTGCTTACTTGATGATTCGAACCTCTGTTCAAGGAGAAGAACGCTATCGTAAGTTTTCAGCTATTTTTGGAATCATAGGGTTTATTGATGTACCATTAGTTTATTTTTCGGTGAAGTGGTGGAGAACCATCCATCCAAAGGTCATTGATAAACAAGGCGTACACATGCCACCAGAAATGGCTCAAACATTATTCTTTAGTATCTTTGCGTTTTTGTTTCTCTTCGTAACCTTACTGCTTTATCGCTATGTACTTGAAGACCAACGAGAAAAAATAAAAGAACTAAAAAAATAA
- a CDS encoding DUF2933 domain-containing protein, which yields MSWELLILLACPLMMMFCMKGMFSGNKDRGEKGKETKSAEIQPKTSPQDVQSLQIKMAELMEENQKLMKEIKDMKETQSSKESPTKNVVGIKEGQEKKTNTEVS from the coding sequence ATGAGTTGGGAGTTACTTATCCTGTTAGCTTGTCCGTTGATGATGATGTTCTGTATGAAAGGGATGTTTAGCGGTAACAAAGACAGGGGCGAAAAAGGTAAGGAAACAAAAAGCGCGGAAATTCAGCCAAAAACTTCTCCCCAGGATGTTCAATCTCTCCAAATCAAAATGGCCGAATTGATGGAAGAAAACCAAAAATTGATGAAGGAAATCAAAGACATGAAAGAAACCCAGTCATCGAAAGAATCCCCCACAAAAAATGTAGTCGGAATAAAAGAAGGGCAAGAAAAAAAGACGAATACAGAAGTATCGTAA